In a single window of the Desulfurobacteriaceae bacterium genome:
- the nadA gene encoding quinolinate synthase NadA: MKERILELKKEKNAVILAHYYVVGDIQDIADFVGDSLELARKAKEVKSDIIVFCGVYFMAETAKILNPERKVLLPYYKAGCLMADMAIAEEIEEFKRKNPEYTVVTYVNSSADVKAVSDICCTSANAVKVIESLDAEKILFVPDKNLGSYVAEKVKDKEIVCWSGYCPVHQKLTLEEALKRKEEHKDAVFVVHPECSKEVRDIADFVGSTSKIVSFVKETSAKKVIVGTEKGIIHQLKKLRPDIEFIPAYSEFTCDQMKMNTMERLFLALEREQFEINVPENIAQKAKVAIERMLEVS, encoded by the coding sequence ATGAAAGAAAGAATACTAGAACTTAAAAAGGAAAAAAATGCAGTTATACTTGCCCATTATTACGTTGTTGGTGATATACAAGATATTGCAGACTTTGTTGGAGATTCCTTGGAGCTTGCTAGAAAAGCAAAAGAAGTTAAAAGTGACATCATAGTTTTTTGTGGTGTCTACTTTATGGCTGAAACGGCAAAAATTCTTAATCCTGAAAGGAAGGTCCTTCTTCCCTACTACAAAGCTGGCTGTCTTATGGCAGACATGGCAATAGCTGAGGAAATAGAAGAGTTCAAAAGAAAGAATCCTGAATATACAGTTGTTACTTATGTAAACAGTTCTGCCGATGTTAAAGCTGTTTCTGATATTTGTTGTACTTCTGCAAACGCTGTTAAAGTGATAGAAAGTCTTGACGCTGAGAAAATCTTATTTGTTCCAGACAAAAATCTCGGTAGCTATGTAGCAGAGAAAGTAAAGGACAAAGAAATAGTTTGCTGGAGTGGATATTGTCCTGTTCACCAGAAACTTACCTTAGAAGAAGCTTTAAAAAGAAAAGAAGAACATAAAGACGCAGTATTTGTCGTTCACCCTGAATGTTCAAAGGAAGTAAGAGATATAGCCGACTTTGTTGGAAGTACATCTAAGATAGTAAGTTTCGTAAAAGAAACCTCTGCTAAGAAAGTTATTGTTGGTACAGAGAAAGGAATTATTCACCAGCTTAAAAAGTTAAGACCTGATATAGAGTTTATACCTGCCTATAGCGAATTTACTTGTGATCAAATGAAAATGAATACTATGGAAAGATTATTTCTTGCTTTAGAAAGAGAACAGTTTGAAATAAACGTACCCGAAAACATAGCCCAAAAAGCAAAAGTAGCAATAGAGAGA
- the guaA gene encoding glutamine-hydrolyzing GMP synthase, producing MVKDIHESKILILDFGSQYTQLIARRLREKHVYCEIHPFNTSIEKIKEYKPKGIILSGGPASVYKDGSPKVDKGIFELGIPILGICYGMQLITYLFGGEVVKAERHEYGRAELDVLDNQDLFSDLPQKFTVWMSHSDKVLKVPSGFEPIAKTENAPFAAIRNKEKKIFGVQFHPEVKHSQFGDKILENFAIKICGCKPSWTMENFIEYEIEKIRETVKDKNVICALSGGVDSSVVAALLHKAIGDQLYPIFVDTGLLRKGERESVERTFKEKFHMKNFQTVDASELFLERLKGVTDPEKKRKIIGHTFIEVFEKAAKSIPNAEFLAQGTLYPDVIESVSVKGPSATIKTHHNVGGLPERLNFKLIEPLRELFKDEVRELGKELGLPDEIIKRQPFPGPGLAIRIIGEVKPEYLRILREADAIVLEEIKKAGLYDKIWQSFAVFLPIQTVGVMGDVRTYDYVIAIRAVESVDGMTADWVKLPYELLERISNRIINEVEGVNRVVYDITSKPPGTIEWE from the coding sequence ATGGTGAAAGACATTCACGAAAGCAAAATACTAATATTGGACTTTGGATCTCAATACACTCAGCTAATAGCAAGGCGTCTTAGGGAAAAACACGTTTACTGTGAAATCCATCCATTTAATACTTCAATAGAAAAAATTAAGGAGTATAAGCCAAAGGGGATTATCCTCTCTGGCGGCCCGGCAAGTGTTTATAAAGATGGATCTCCTAAAGTAGACAAGGGGATTTTCGAACTTGGTATTCCTATTCTCGGCATTTGCTATGGAATGCAACTTATTACATACCTTTTTGGTGGAGAAGTTGTAAAGGCTGAAAGGCATGAGTACGGAAGAGCAGAACTTGACGTTCTTGATAATCAAGACCTCTTTTCCGACCTTCCTCAAAAGTTTACAGTTTGGATGAGCCATTCAGATAAAGTTTTAAAAGTACCTTCTGGTTTTGAACCAATTGCTAAAACAGAAAACGCCCCATTTGCAGCTATAAGAAATAAGGAAAAGAAAATTTTTGGTGTTCAGTTCCACCCAGAGGTTAAACACAGCCAATTTGGAGACAAGATTTTAGAAAACTTTGCAATAAAGATTTGTGGTTGTAAACCAAGTTGGACTATGGAAAACTTTATAGAGTACGAAATAGAAAAGATTAGGGAAACTGTAAAGGATAAAAACGTTATATGTGCCCTCTCTGGTGGTGTCGATTCTTCAGTTGTTGCAGCACTTCTCCACAAAGCCATAGGAGATCAGCTTTACCCGATTTTTGTTGATACAGGGCTCCTACGAAAAGGAGAAAGAGAGTCTGTAGAGAGAACTTTCAAAGAAAAGTTTCATATGAAAAACTTCCAGACTGTAGATGCCTCAGAACTTTTCTTAGAAAGACTGAAAGGTGTAACAGATCCCGAGAAAAAGAGAAAGATAATTGGGCACACATTTATAGAAGTGTTTGAAAAAGCAGCAAAGTCTATTCCAAATGCAGAATTTTTGGCACAAGGAACACTTTATCCAGATGTTATAGAAAGTGTTTCTGTTAAAGGGCCTTCTGCAACAATTAAAACCCACCATAACGTTGGAGGTCTTCCTGAAAGACTTAACTTTAAACTCATAGAACCACTAAGAGAGCTTTTTAAAGATGAAGTTAGAGAACTTGGAAAAGAGCTTGGGCTACCTGATGAAATAATTAAGAGGCAACCATTCCCAGGACCAGGACTCGCAATAAGAATAATTGGAGAAGTAAAACCTGAATACTTGAGGATCTTGCGTGAAGCAGACGCAATAGTTCTTGAAGAGATAAAGAAAGCAGGTCTATACGATAAGATATGGCAATCCTTTGCAGTCTTTCTACCAATCCAAACCGTAGGAGTAATGGGGGACGTAAGAACTTATGACTACGTTATAGCCATAAGAGCTGTAGAAAGTGTTGATGGAATGACTGCTGACTGGGTAAAACTTCCTTACGAACTTCTAGAGAGAATTTCCAACAGGATAATCAACGAGGTAGAAGGTGTTAATAGGGTTGTTTACGATATCACTTCAAAACCTCCTGGAACTATAGAGTGGGAGTAA